The following proteins are encoded in a genomic region of Brachypodium distachyon strain Bd21 chromosome 1, Brachypodium_distachyon_v3.0, whole genome shotgun sequence:
- the LOC100842817 gene encoding protein ANTAGONIST OF LIKE HETEROCHROMATIN PROTEIN 1, with protein sequence MEWWYAFLSKHAERQADSVPSDEEEAFRYFFRTSRSTFHYICSIVRDDLTSRPPSGLIRIEGRLLSMEKQVAIAMRRLASGDSRVSVGAAFGVGQPTVSQVTWRLIESMEERARHHLAWPDQERMDDIKANFEVVSGLPNCCGAIDATHIVITLPAVESSRNWRDHAWNYSMILQGIFDHEMRFIDICTGWPGGMTVSQLLEFSRFYELCEAGECLDGPAQVSREGAQIREYIVGDMCYPLLSWLMTPYEGERSLADPMVDFNARQKAARMLGTRALARLKGSWRILNKVMWRPDKHKLPSIILVCCLLHNIMIDRQDQLLQSLELRDHHDTGYNEVNWQQEKPYW encoded by the exons ATGGAGTGGTGGTACGCCTTCCTCAGCAAGCACGCGGAACGCCAGGCCGATTCAG TGCCATCAGACGAGGAGGAAGCATTCAGGTACTTTTTCAGGACGTCCAGGAGTACCTTTCACTACATCTGCTCAATCGTAAGGGATGATTTGACCTCGAGGCCGCCTTCTGGGCTGATCCGCATTGAGGGGAGGCTACTTAGTATGGAGAAGCAAGTAGCAATTGCCATGAGGAGGCTGGCATCAGGTGATTCCCGGGTGTCAGTGGGAGCTGCTTTTGGCGTGGGACAGCCTACTGTTTCCCAAGTGACATGGAGGCTTATCGAGTCGATGGAAGAGAGGGCTCGGCATCATCTGGCGTGGCCGGACCAGGAGAGGATGGACGATATAAAAGCTAACTTTGAGGTGGTGTCCGGTCTTCCGAATTGTTGTGGCGCCATTGATGCCACACAC ATAGTTATAACGCTTCCTGCTGTTGAGTCATCAAGAAACTGGCGCGACCATGCATGGAACTACAGTATGATCCTGCAAGGGATTTTTGACCATGAGATGCGATTTATTGATATCTGCACCGGTTGGCCTGGCGGCATGACAGTTTCCCAATTGTTGGAATTCTCTAGATTTTACGAGTTGTGTGAGGCTGGGGAATGCTTAGATGGTCCTGCCCAAGTTTCAAGGGAGGGTGCACAAATAAGAGAGTACATCGTTGGTGACATGTGTTATCCTCTACTCTCGTGGCTTATGACTCCGTATGAAGGAGAAAGAAGTCTGGCTGACCCAATGGTCGATTTTAATGCCCGGCAAAAAGCCGCAAGAATGCTTGGAACAAGAGCGTTGGCACGGCTGAAAGGCTCGTGGAGGATCTTGAACAAAGTCATGTGGAGGCCTGATAAGCATAAGTTACCGAGTATTATTCTTGTCTGCTGTCTCCTTCACAATATAATGATAGATCGCCAAGACCAACTGCTTCAATCTCTTGAACTTCGTGATCATCATGATACCGGTTATAATGAAGTGAACTGGCAGCAAGAGAAACCCTATTGGTAA